The Ziziphus jujuba cultivar Dongzao chromosome 3, ASM3175591v1 region GGTAAGAGTATTATTgctatatattatcatttataatcattattaatgaaatttatattttaagtaagtaattaagtatattaaaatctatttgatattttaaaaccaGTAACGTTAACctttaatacaatttaattattggtaaattattattaatttcattaataatTGTAACggataatgataattttttttttctttctaaaattaattttcatatgcaCATTGTATCCAAAGgcgccaaaaatatatatatatatatatatatataaataaataaaataaagaattcgATAGGGTCAAAATCTGGTAGAATTGAATACTTGCACAATTAGATCATCTCACGGTGAGAAAAGCAACCGGCTTTGAAaggaataaattaatcaaatccggcctccaataataaaatatatatacatatatagggaGCAGTAGTCAAAACACTGTTAAGGAAAAAATAGAACATGTTTACAAAATAATGAGAAAGGTGGAGAAGCTAATGCTTGGAAACTTCATATCAGATTTAGAATCTTGGGGGGTGTCAGATTTTGCCTCCAACCTCCGCTCACAAATCTAAAGCTCCACACGGGTGCCATTAATCTGTCTGCTGTGTTCTTTGTCTATATGCCATTAATCTGTCTGCTGTGTTCTCTGTCTTTATTCTCTCTGCCTTCTTTGTCTTCCTCTTTCCTATTCTTCTGCGTCTCTTCCCCACTCCTACCTAACACGTCTTTACTTATATATCCATTAAAAGACGCCAAGGACTTCTTCATTTGACTTTGGCTTGTTGGCTACCATCTCTTAATTTCCTGTTGGCTATATACATTCATTTCCCATCAGTACTAGTtaaattaattaccatatatgATGAAGAACTTGTTCATGTGCCTCCGATTCACAAGTAAGAAACCCAAGCAAAATATTCTTAGtgatgattatgatgatgatgagaatTCCAAGAAAGATATGGATATGGATGTTGTAAGGAAATTCAGTTGGAAGGAGATAGAGAGCTCCACTTCCAACTTCTCTAAAGATAAGGTGATCGGATCCGGTGGCTTCAGCACCGTCTTCTTAGCGGCCGCCGACTCCGATATTAATATTTCTCAATCTAATTTGGCTGTTAAGATCCAGAGTGGCACTCGAGTTTTCAAGCAGGAATTGGACATCCTTCTTCACCTTCATCATCACAATATCGTCAAGCTTGTCGGCTACTCCGATGATATTGATCGAGGTACGTAATTATTTACTGTCACATTGATATATTCTTTCATCCatattgttttatcatctaacagtaccataattattttttcgaacatttacaatattttttttaattcgatATCCTAAATCTAAtgattttctatatataaatttgaatggtttatcaattaaattaatttcaattaatatttttaatgtcaaaataatattatcaataataaactaataaatcacaataaaatataacataaactATTTAATGATGTACAACATATAACTTATATATTAAGGAAATTCtttacaaaaattatcaaaaatttattttattatcaataattGGTCAATTTTCAGGGACcaaaggatttattttattatcagtAAGAGGTCACTTTTTAGGGACCAAATTACCATGGACATAGCAATATAATGCCACTTTTGCATTCTATAAATGGTAATAGGACGCTCACATCTACTGTAGTTTGGACATCAATATTGATCATAGAAAacttatattacatatatatatttgaaattgaagattaattttcttttttgaattggGTGGTGACAGAAGAAGGAGCCTTGGTATTTGAGTACGTATCGAACGGGAACTTGCAAGAGAAGCtccatggtgatgatgatgattatgtcCTTCCTTGGAAAAACCGAATGGCGATAGCCTTCCAGGTAGCCGAAGCAATCGAATATCTTCACGAGAAATGCGCTCTGCAAATCGTTCACGGAGATATAAAAGCTTCAAACATCCTACTGGACGAAAATCTCAACTGCAAGCTCTGCGATTTCGGGTTTGCGAAGATGGGGTTTTCATCAATGGTTACTACTGGGAacaacaacatcaacaacaacaacaacaacagaagGAGGGTGATGATGATGGGATCTCCGGGTTACACAGACCCACACTATATAAGAACTGGTATAGCTTCCAAGAAGAATGACGTGTACAGCTATGGAGTGCTGCTGCTTGAGCTTGTTACAGGCAAAGAGGCATTCTGCTCAACCAGCGGTCAGATGTTGGTGTCGGTTGTGGGGCCCACGTTGATTGATGTCCGCGATTTTGAACATCGGAAGGTGGCCGAAATGGTGGACCCACGCTTGGCTGGAGACTTTGACGTGGAAGAAGCGAAAACCATGCTTTCAATCTCGGCCATGTGCCTTAATGAGACGGCTGCTCTTAGACCTGGTGCTAATCAGATCTTGAATACCATCAACTCCAAAATCTCTTCCATCTCATTCCTTTTCTCATCACTACCCCACCATAAATGCTAAGCTTCACATAAATTGATGATTGTAATTTGTAAATCCctctatttcatttttcttattttttttttttactgaattgttttttaatatgtattatttaggTTCGGTTGGAGGAGAGAGTGGTAATTTGCCACTCCGCCTGTCTGTCTGTCACTTGCCGacacattttttgtttttttgtttttttgagttTCATCTTATTTGTGGAAAACAATGGGGTAATATACatgtcaattaaa contains the following coding sequences:
- the LOC107421984 gene encoding probable receptor-like protein kinase At1g33260, whose protein sequence is MMKNLFMCLRFTSKKPKQNILSDDYDDDENSKKDMDMDVVRKFSWKEIESSTSNFSKDKVIGSGGFSTVFLAAADSDINISQSNLAVKIQSGTRVFKQELDILLHLHHHNIVKLVGYSDDIDREEGALVFEYVSNGNLQEKLHGDDDDYVLPWKNRMAIAFQVAEAIEYLHEKCALQIVHGDIKASNILLDENLNCKLCDFGFAKMGFSSMVTTGNNNINNNNNNRRRVMMMGSPGYTDPHYIRTGIASKKNDVYSYGVLLLELVTGKEAFCSTSGQMLVSVVGPTLIDVRDFEHRKVAEMVDPRLAGDFDVEEAKTMLSISAMCLNETAALRPGANQILNTINSKISSISFLFSSLPHHKC